In one window of Helianthus annuus cultivar XRQ/B chromosome 17, HanXRQr2.0-SUNRISE, whole genome shotgun sequence DNA:
- the LOC110926541 gene encoding uncharacterized protein LOC110926541: MEEEGSAVRLVRCPKCENLLPELPEYSVYQCGGCGAVLRGKQSTPASEKTQLDSENGTRVEPSTKIKVSLESSSLAERETDEFEVGSRQGRIVHEKVPNVTPNSSARKEKRGIVTDSDQSRRRRLDYKYGMSSESQELRQPFGPIRSRPVGFHRNASTVEKGRFGNLPYSNEAPSSSHSSSFNSFGDHITNHGSGLHELSRVQDLENDRAELLKKLDDLRTQLSRSCNVAENPNGRLNGPYPWTRQPPPPPHQPPHHHYLPPTYHDPFLGYSQHDTLLHRPSCSCSQCYNMNWQPIPPKIRPFSSFTGRETSYQLPEPLSYGPCQLPRHHTGSFDFGNDGFGARYPRRRIILSHGGERVSRPVSGGAPFISCCNCFELLKIPKKVTLVEKNNHATIKCAVCSALISLRLEDNKIVASAVSPITQQKVNKRKSNISSQNSLDYDKCDYNFQLTDTEPNVSTSGAEKSEDQSPDSVIHNPSSPVPVLESRNDELTKSQRAHQEKVSVDHKKSLKDALVATEIDVPLTEYLNCDVVSKDDDQLKNRRVGNESFFGGLIKKRLKDFSRSSSGVEKGRSDVSVNGKVLTDRAVKKAEKLAGPIHPGDYWYDSLAGFWGVMNQPCLGIIPPFIEEFDHPMPKSCAAGNTRVFVNGRELNQKDLDLLAGRGLPTTKDRSYIIDISGKVVDEDTGEELDALGKLAPTVERVKHGFGMKVPKVVAK; this comes from the exons ATGGAGGAAGAAGGTTCAGCAGTGAGGTTAGTTCGTTGTCCTAAATGTGAGAATCTGCTTCCTGAGCTTCCTGAGTACTCTGTTTACCAGTGTGGAGGTTGTGGTGCTGTTCTTAGAG GAAAACAATCCACTCCAGCCAGTGAAAAAACACAATTAGATAGCGAGAATGGTACAAGGGTAGAACCGTCCACGAAAATAAAGGTTAGTTTAGAGTCTAGTTCTCTAGCCGAGAGAGAAACTGACGAATTCGAGGTTGGTAGCAGGCAGGGTAGAATCGTCCACGAAAAAGTTCCAAACGTAACCCCTAATTCCTCTGCAAGAAAAGAGAAACGTGGGATCGTAACGGATTCTGATCAAAGTAGGAGAAGAAGACTCGACTACAAATACGGCATGTCAAGTGAGTCTCAAGAACTTAGACAACCGTTTGGGCCTATTAGATCGCGGCCCGTTGGATTTCATAGGAATGCTAGTACAGTCGAAAAGGGTAGATTTGGTAATTTACCATATTCAAACGAAGCCCCTTCGAGTTCTCACTCAAGTAGTTTTAACAGTTTCGGTGACCACATTACTAACCATGGTAGCGGTTTACATGAACTCTCACGGGTTCAAGACTTAGAGAACGATAGAGCCGAACTTCTTAAGAAACTCGATGATTTACGCACCCAACTTAGCAGATCATGCAATGTAGCCGAAAACCCAAACGGAAGGTTAAACGGTCCGTATCCTTGGACACGTCAGCCTCCACCACCGCCACATCAGCCGCCACATCATCATTACCTACCTCCAACATACCATGACCCGTTTCTCGGTTACAGTCAACACGACACGCTTCTTCACCGCCCCTCGTGTTCTTGTTCACAATGTTACAACATGAATTGGCAGCCGATTCCTCCAAAGATCCGTCCTTTTTCGTCTTTTACCGGCCGAGAAACCAGCTACCAGTTACCCGAACCTCTAAGTTACGGTCCATGTCAGCTGCCACGTCACCATACAGGTTCTTTTGATTTCGGAAACGATGGTTTTGGTGCACGATATCCGAGAAGACGGATTATTCTAAGTCATGGCGGCGAACGCGTATCTCGGCCTGTATCAGGTGGGGCCCCGTTTATAAGCTGCTGTAACTGCTTCGAGTTGCTGAAAATTCCGAAAAAGGTTACACTGGTGGAAAAGAATAATCACGCAACGATAAAATGCGCAGTTTGTTCCGCTTTAATATCGTTGAGACTCGAGGATAACAAAATCGTTGCTTCGGCTGTCTCGCCTATCACACaacaaaaagtcaacaaaagAAAGTCAAACATAAGCTCTCAGAACTCGCTTGATTACGATAAATGCGATTATAATTTTCAGTTGACAGATACCGAACCGAATGTATCAACCAGTGGAGCTGAAAAGAGCGAAGATCAAAGCCCTGATAGCGTAATCCATAACCCATCGTCTCCCGTTCCAGTTTTAGAAAGTCGAAACGATgagttgaccaaaagtcaaagagCCCATCAGGAAAAAGTGAGTGTTGATCACAAGAAGTCTTTAAAAGATGCATTGGTTGCAACTGAGATAGACGTGCCTTTAACCGAGTATTTAAATTGTGATGTTGTTAGTAAAGACGACGATCAGTTAAAGAATAGGAGAGTGGGGAACGAATCGTTTTTTGGCGGTCTGATAAAAAAGAGACTTAAAGATTTTTCGAGATCGAGTAGCGGTGTAGAAAAGGGACGATCGGATGTTTCCGTTAATGGTAAAGTTCTAACCGATCGTGCGGTTAAAAAGGCTGAGAAGTTAGCAGGGCCTATTCATCCTGGAGACTACTG GTATGATTCGTTAGCTGGTTTCTGGGGTGTGATGAACCAGCCGTGCCTTGGCATTATCCCG CCATTTATAGAGGAATTTGACCATCCAATGCCGAAATCATGTGCTGCTGGAAACACTCGAGTTTTTGTTAACGGTAGAGAACTTAACCAAAAAGATTTAGATCTTCTCGCTGGCAGAGGTCTACCAACAACAAAAGATAGATCTTATATCATTGACATTTCCGGAAAAGTTGTGGATGAAGACACGGGGGAAGAACTAGATGCTCTCGGCAAGCTCGCTCCAAC GGTTGAAAGAGTAAAGCATGGATTTGGCATGAAAGTCCCAAAAGTTGTTGCTAAATGA